In Cryptococcus neoformans var. grubii H99 chromosome 9, complete sequence, a genomic segment contains:
- a CDS encoding pyridoxal phosphate phosphatase phospho2: MSKQLIVFDFDWSFVDQDTDRWVFEVLSTELRRLLQSRKSAGTGMQCTPDVVNDTMKDLYEKGFKKEDVLEALRILPVHPAMKRAVTSLKQRSAETTFLCLSNSNEVYIGTILEKHGLTDLFSEIITNPAHWSEEAPDHLIIGRRLPASEPPHGCSVGCLANMCKGDELDRYLAANGGKDAFKKIVYVGDGGNDFCPLLRMRKGDLALVRKGLELDERVKKEGEQCGLKVDVKFWEQAWQIDEYFQEL; this comes from the exons ATGTCCAAGCAACTCATCGTCTTTGACTTTGATTGGTCCTTCGTTGACCAAGATACGGACCGATGGGTATTTGAAGTGCTCTCTACCGAGTTGAGGAGATTGTTGCAAAGCCGAAAGTCTGCTGGAACTGGTATGCAATGCACTCCCGATGTCGT TAACGACACTATGAAGGACTTGTACGAGAAGGgtttcaagaaggaggatgtgcTCGAGGCTCTCCGTATCTTGCCTGTC CACCCTGCCATGAAACGAGCAGTCACTTCTCTTAAGCAACGTTCTGCGGAGACCACGTTCTTGTGTCTTTCCAACTCTAACGAGGTCTACATTGGTACTATTCTCGAG AAACACGGCCTTACTGATCTCTTTTCCGAAATCATCACCAACCCCGCACACTGGTCTGAAGAAGCCCCCGaccatctcatcatcggTCGACGACTCCCTGCTTCTGAGCCTCCTCACGGCTGCTCAGTCGGCTGTCTCGCCAACATGTGCAAAGGCGATGAACTCGACAGGTACCTCGCTGCCAACGGCGGTAAAGACGCCTTCAAGAAGATTGTCTATGTCGGTGATGGTGGGAATGATTTCTGCCCGctcttgaggatgagaaaggGGGATTTGGCTTTGGTTAGGAAGGGTCTCGAACTGGATgagagggtgaagaaggagggagagcaGTGTGGCTTGAAGGTGGACGTCAAGTTCTGGGAGCAGGCGTGGCAGATTGACGAGTACTTCCAAGAATTGTAA
- a CDS encoding hydroxyethylthiazole kinase — MPKPTLDYSLYLVTGRELLPPGKDYYESLEESLQGGVTLVQVREKYADTGEFIEIARRTKTICDKYNVPVLINDRIDVHLAVGTAGIHVGQTDCPIGLARSLVGPDAIIGLSVGNVNEAKRAIQQGADYVGIGAVWPTNSKDVTKKKMLGPDGVGEILDLLHGTGVQSVAIGGIHLPNVAQLLHASIAPQSRNTLAGIAIISDIVASPTPREAAKNLREVVQSFKRARSQLANLEAVYGANLFSSPRSVDGFIKEAVHLIDVIKRETPLVNQMTNNVVINDSANVTLAIGASPIMATHPRDVHDLSPAIGALLINFGTITDKAGMLVAGRQANINRKPIIFDPVAIGATPYRQETSVELLAHWQPTIIKGNAGEIGFMAKSTEVASRGVDSVGSGFSDPGAVVKALARKQAAIIVLTGEHDYISDGSTTLKISNGHHYLERITGSGCQLGSVIASFAATARLEHLAKHGEWENASQLVQGDMLAAAVTGVLVYTIAAEVAAAREDVKGPGTFRAALIDELYNLNPEVLRQRAKIEIL, encoded by the exons ATGCCCAAACCCACTCTCGACTACTCCCTCTACCTTGTCACCGGGAGGGAGCTTTTGCCTCCTGGAAAG GACTACTACGAAAGTCTTGAAGAA TCCCTTCAAGGCGGCGTTACTCTGGTACAGGTCCGTGAGAAGTACGCCGACACTGGAGAA TTTATTGAAATAGCTCGCCGCACAAAAACCATCTGTGATAAG TACAACGTCCCAGTCCTTATCAACGACCGTATCGACGTCCATCTCGCTGTCG GTACTGCGGGCATTCACGTTGGTCAAACCGACTGCCCTATCGGTTTGGCTCGTAGCCTTGTCGGACCCGATGCCATTATTGGTTTGTCTGTCGGCAACGTCAACGAAGCCAAACGTGCCATCCAGCAAGGTGCAGACTATGTCGGCATCGGTGCTGTGTGGCCTACCAACAGCAAGGATGtgaccaagaagaagatgctgGGCCCCGATGGAGTGGGCGAGATTCTTGATTTGCTCCATGGAACTGGCGTACAGAGCGTCGCTATCG GCGGCATTCACCTTCCCAACGTCGCTCAGCTCCTCCATGCTTCCATTGCACCCCAATCACGCAATACTCTTGCTGGCATTGCCATCATCTCCGACATCGTCGCCTCTCCCACTCCTCGCGAGGCTGCCAAGAACCTACGAGAGGTTGTTCAATCTTTTAAGCGCGCAAGGAGTCAGCTCGCCAATCTTGAAGCTGTATACGGCGCCAACCTGTTCAGCAGCCCAAGGAGCGTAGATGGTTTTATTAAGGAGGCTGTCCACTTGATTGATGTGATTAAGAGGGAGACTCCATTGGTCAACCAA ATGACTAACAACGTCGTCATTAACGATTCTGCCAATGTTACCTTGGCCATTGGTGCCTCTCCTATCATGGCGACCCATCCTCGTGACGTCCATGATCTCAGTCCCGCCATCGGAGCTCTCTTGATCAATTTTGG CACCATCACAGACAAAGCAGGCATGCTTGTGGCTGGCCGACAGGCCAACATTAACAGGAAACCCATCATTTTTGACCCTGTGGCCATCGGCGCAACTCCATACCGGCAAGAAACGTCTGTCG AGCTTCTTGCTCACTGGCAGCCGACAATTATCAAGGGTAACGCTGGTGAAATCGGATTCATGGCGAAATCGACAGAAGTCGCCAGTCGAGGTGTTGATTCCGTTGGTTCTGGGTTCTCTGATCCAGGTGCTGTCGTCAAAGCACTCGCTCGAAAGCAGG CCGCAATTATCGTCCTGACAGGCGAACATGACTATATCTCAGATGGTTCAACCACTCTCAAAATCTCCAATGGTCACCACTACCTAGAACGTATCACTGGTTCTGGGTGCCAGCTTGGATCGGTTATTGCATCATTTGCAGCTACCGCAAGACTGGAGCATCTGGCAAAACATGGTGAATGGGAGAATGCGTCGCAGCTCGTTCAAGGTGACATGTTGGCTGCGGCTGTGACCGG TGTGTTGGTGTATACCATTGCCGCGGAGGTGGCGGCCGCTCGTGAGGATGTAAAAGGGCCTGGGACGTTCAGAGCCGCCTTGATTGATGAATTGTACAACCTCAACCCCGAGGTTTTGCGACAGCGAGCCAAGATTGAGATCTTGTAG
- a CDS encoding phytanoyl-CoA dioxygenase — MLYLTEEQKQRWKEDGYLVLPSFFTDEETKDMLNEAKRLCDEFDIEGHPMTTFKTSADDAHVGDEYFLNSGDKIRYFLEPSSVTPATAVTPAKLLVPPAQSINKIGHALAVLNPVFRKYTLETPKVSGLAKELGEQESPRVLQSMIICKQPRIGGVVPCHNDSTFLYTDPPSAIGVWIALEECTPQNGCLSFLPGSHRLSRTSTRFVRAPNGGTTFVNVLGVEPNTENWDEMEGWKEAACPPGTLVLIHGSVMHKSPPNPSDKSRLIYTFHMIEGGNGVKYDERNWLQPTKEMPFPALF; from the exons ATGCTCTATTTAACAGAAGAGCAGAAGCAgcgatggaaagaggatggttACCTCGTTTTGCCCTCGTTCTTCACTGACGAGGAAACCAAGGACATGCTCAATGAGGCCAAGAGACTTTGTGACGAGTTTGATATTGAGGGGCACCCTATG ACGACGTTTAAGACCTCGGCGGATGATGCACATGTCGGAGATGAATACTTTTTAAACTCTGGGGACAAG ATCCGTTACTTTCTTGAACCAAGTTCTGTTACCCCAGCTACCGCCGTTACACCTGCCAAACTACTCGTACCTCCAGCTCAATCAATCAACAAGATCGGCCATGCACTCGCTGTCCTCAACCCAGTCTTTCGCAAATACACACTAGAAACGCCAAAGGTGTCGGGCCTAGCAAAAGAATTGGGAGAGCAAGAGAGTCCGAGGGTGTTGCAGAGTATGATTATTTGCAAGCAGCCGAGGATAGGCGGTGTTG TTCCTTGTCATAATGACTCTACTTTCTTGTATACCGATCCCCCTAGCGCAATAGGAGTATGGATAGCTCTGGAAGAATGCACACCTCAAAACGGCTGTCTT TCCTTTTTACCAGGCTCTCATCGATTATCACGAACTTCAACTCGATTTGTCCGTGCGCCCAATGGCGGTACGACTTTTGTCAACGTCCTTGGGGTGGAACCAAATACGGAGAATtgggatgagatggaaggcTGGAAAGAAGCGGCTTGTCCTCCTGGGACCTTGGTTTTGATCCATG GTAGTGTGATGCACAAATCTCCTCCTAATCCTTCGGATAAATCGAGGCTGATTTATACATTCCATATGATTGAGGGAGGAAATGGTGTCAAATATGACGAGCGAAATTGGTTGCAGCCAACCAAGGAAATGCCTTTCCCTGCTTTATTTTAG
- a CDS encoding 2,4-dienoyl-CoA reductase: protein MTGTASSKYRAISMEERTDEVYKLRGQVLDGVRARAEEPQRTSERLRGKVGIITGVGPETGIGTAASKLFAREGVEHLYLLDYNDKGLSELVSYLKEHYPGTKVTFVKGDAADQKTISSLVDRTLEEEGHLDFFFANAGISQIAKPIKGKSGNIMSFSQPLKDVEEAEFNEIMRINALGVFVAIKYASTAMAKLCPKKGKFVPGGSLVLTASIAGLKANAGPIPYSASKAAVISMAQTAAYALTGLNIRVNAVCPGLIETNMTKPMFDFARASGNDSKIGQLNPTLRQGIGHEVAQAALFLVSDESSYVNGQALPVDGGLSASVPYVRSKL from the exons ATGACAGGGACCGCTTCATCT AAATACAGGGCTATATCGATGGAGGAGCGTACAGATGAGGTGTATAAGTTGAGGGGACAAGTTCTTGATGGCGTTCGAGCTCGTGCTGAAGAACCCCAAAGGACATCGGAAAGGCTGAGGGGGAAAGTCGGTATCATTACTGGGGTGGGACCTGAGACCGGAATCGGG ACAGCTGCTTCTAAACTTTTTGCCAGAGAAG GTGTTGAACACCTTTATCTGCTTGATTATAACGACAAAGGTCTTTCGGAGCTGGTTTCATATCTGAAGGAGCACTATCCAGGGACCAAA GTCACCTTTGTAAAGGGGGATGCTGCAGACCAGAAAACAATATCGTCCCTGGTCGATAGAACcctggaggaagagggtcatcttgattttttctttgccaATGCTGGTATCTCTCAGATCGCAAAGCCTATCAAGGGGAAGAGCGGGAATATCATGAGTTTCAGTCAACCTCTTAAAGATGTGGAAGAGGCTGAGTTCAACGAGATCATGAGAATCAACGCTTTAGG AGTGTTCGTCGCTATCAAGTATGCCTCAACCGCAATGGCTAAACTGTGCCCTAAGAAGGGGAAGTTCGTTCCTGGGGGCTCTTTGGTGCTCACCGCTTCGA TTGCCGGCCTTAAAGCCAACGCTGGCCCTATTCCCTACTCTGCCTCTAAAGCTGCTGTGATTTCTATGGCCCAAACTGCAGCATATGCTCTTACTGGATTGAACATCAGGGTCAACGCTGTTTGCCCCGGTCTGATTGAA ACTAATATGACCAAACCCATGTTTGATTTTGCTAGAGCAAGTGGTAATGACTCGAAGATTGGCCAGCTTAATCCCACTCTTCGTCAAGGTATTGGACACG AGGTGGCCCAAGCTGCGCTGTTCTTGGTATCAG ACGAGTCCTCATACGTCAATGGTCAAGCGCTGCCTGTTGACGGCGGCTTGAGCGCCAGTGTGCCATACGTTCGTAGCAAACTTTAG
- a CDS encoding peroxisomal 2,4-dienoyl-CoA reductase has product MSPLPPPILDSKSTFKPDLFKGKVLFCTGGRSGICYQIVETMMSLGVDAAIVGRDAKGLEESAKRLEASTGGKCIPAPADVRQPDQLKDAVKRTQEAFGRIDFVICGAAGNFLAPISGLSERAFRTVIEIDLLGTYNTLKATLPLVRASRGSYVHISATLHYRGVPYQSHVGAAKAGVDALNHSIAVEEGPWGVRSNVIAPGPIAETAGMDRLGTKGRKVEREVPLGRLGSTVDIANAAVFLFSPASAWITGSTLVVDGGENHIRSTMLPYPESLLDPESVKSLIKPRL; this is encoded by the exons ATGTCaccccttccacctccaatATTAGACTCAAAGTCAACCTTCAAGCCAGACTTGTTCAAGGGCAAAGTCCTCTTCTGCACAGGAGGCAGAAGCGGAATCTGCTACCAAATCGTTGAGACCATGATGTCGCTCGGCGTCGACGCTGCCATTGTCGGTCGAGA TGCCAAAGGCCTCGAGGAATCTGCAAAAAGGCTAGAAGCGTCGACAGGCGGAAAATGCATTCCAGCGCCAGCCGATGTACGACAGCCAGATCAACTAAAAGACGCGGTGAAGCGCACACAAGAGGCATTTGGTAGGATTGACTTCGTCATCTGCG GCGCCGCTGGCAACTTCCTCGCCCCCATCTCTGGTCTCTCCGAGCGCGCTTTCCGCACCGTCATCGAGATCGACCTCTTAGGCACTTACAACACACTCAAAGCTACACTGCCCCTCGTCCGCGCATCTCGTGGTTCATACGTCCACATCTCTGCTACACTCCACTACAGGGGGGTGCCCTACCAGTCCCATGTAGGCGCTGCTAAAGCCGGTGTCGACGCGCTGAACCATTCGATCGCCGTGGAGGAAGGACCGTGGGGTGTAAGATCGAATGTGATTGCCCCTGG ACCGATCGCAGAGACGGCTGGCATGGACAGGCTGGGCACCAAGGGTCGCAAAGTAGAACGGGAGGTTCCCCTAGGCCGACTAGGAAGTACTG TGGATATCGCAAATGCCGCTGTGTTCTTATTCTCTCCTGCGTCCGCTTGGATTACCGGGTCCACCCTC GTGGTTGATGGTGGTGAAAATCATATCCGATCGACGATGCTCCCATACCCCGAAAGTTTACTCGACCCAGAAAGCGTCAAGAGCCTTATCAAGCCACGACTGTAA